One part of the Solanum dulcamara chromosome 8, daSolDulc1.2, whole genome shotgun sequence genome encodes these proteins:
- the LOC129901192 gene encoding chlorophyllase-2-like encodes MVITGTCSVTCSTVFDIGNYKTKLVKVEAQTCCTKQNSPPKAMLIGTPSEAGNFPVLIFLHGYLLYNSFYSQLIQHISSHGFIVIAPQLYLVEGADATEDIKSTAEITNWLAEGLQHYLPPEVEPNLKKLGLAGHSRGGKVAFSLALGKLPNISTDLKISALIGVDPVDGMNQGKQTPPSVLTYIPHSFNNLDMPVMVIGSGLGEVKKNPLFPACAPKGVNHRDFYNECCKPACYFVAKDYGHNDMLDDETKGIRGKATYCLCKKGKSREPMRRFVGGVLVAFLEAYLEGNSSDLIAIRDGHVTLPVELQDSDFLV; translated from the exons ATGGTGATAACTGGCACTTGTTCTGTTACTTGTTCAACTGTTTTTGATATTGGAAATTATAAGACTAAGTTGGTGAAAGTTGAGGCACAAACATGTTGTACCAAGCAAAACTCTCCTCCAAAGGCTATGTTGATTGGCACTCCATCAGAAGCAGGAAACTTCCCAGTATTGATATTTCTTCATGGCTATCTTCTTTACAATTCTTTCTATTCTCAGCTTATCCAACATATCTCTTCTCATGGCTTCATTGTTATAGCTCCTCAG TTATATTTAGTAGAAGGAGCAGATGCAACTGAGGATATCAAATCCACCGCTGAAATCACAAACTGGTTAGCTGAAGGATTGCAGCATTACCTTCCACCTGAAGTTGAGCCAAACTTGAAGAAACTTGGACTAGCAGGCCACAGCCGTGGAGGAAAAGTTGCATTCTCGCTAGCTCTTGGCAAACTTCCTAATATTTCTACTGACCTGAAAATTTCAGCGTTGATCGGTGTTGATCCTGTTGATGGAATGAACCAAGGAAAGCAAACTCCACCATCAGTTCTCACATACATTCCACATTCCTTCAATAATCTTGATATGCCAGTGATGGTAATTGGCTCGGGTTTGGGAGAAGTTAAAAAGAATCCTCTCTTCCCTGCTTGTGCTCCTAAAGGGGTGAATCATCGCGATTTCTACAATGAATGTTGCAAGCCAGCTTGTTACTTTGTGGCAAAGGATTATGGACATAATGATATGTTAGATGATGAAACGAAAGGGATTCGAGGCAAGGCTACTTATTGTTTgtgcaagaaagggaaatctaGAGAGCCCATGAGGAGATTTGTTGGAGGGGTTTTGGTTGCATTTTTGGAAGCTTATCTGGAAGGAAATTCGAGCGACTTGATAGCTATTAGAGATGGGCATGTTACACTGCCTGTTGAGCTCCAAGATTCTGATTTTCTTGTCTAA